The following coding sequences are from one Eucalyptus grandis isolate ANBG69807.140 chromosome 11, ASM1654582v1, whole genome shotgun sequence window:
- the LOC104426837 gene encoding transcription factor MYB78 → MEIRSENEVLADVKKGPWTEEEDAVLRSYVETHGEGRWNSVAYFAGLRRTGKSCRLRWLNYLRPQVRRGNISLEEQLIILELHSRWGNRWSKIAKHLPGRTDNEIKNYWRTRVQKQAKQMKCDVNSQQFRDTMRYEWMPRLAERIRAAEFKGQPACLPVSSSNDPIFDNRGVRMAELESGWKDPSLMPEVSSGILSDSSDAQVSPVSGLTESYNPPDGLTGGPGSGAGYSGWDMPGQEDMMSSELFLDGGDSWDSLWNEENVWFLRQQLSDDHF, encoded by the exons ATGGAGATCCGAAGCGAGAACGAAGTGCTTGCCGATGTCAAGAAAGGGCCATggaccgaggaagaagatgccGTGCTCCGAAGCTATGTCGAGACTCATGGCGAAGGGCGATGGAACTCCGTCGCCTATTTTGCTg GCTTGAGAAGAACCGGCAAGAGCTGCAGATTACGATGGTTGAATTACCTGCGACCCCAAGTCCGACGTGGAAACATTTCTCTTGAAGAACAGCTCATCATCCTGGAACTCCATTCTCGCTGGGGCAACCG GTGGTCGAAAATCGCGAAACATTTGCCGGGGAGGACCGACAACGAAATAAAGAACTATTGGAGGACCAGGGTGCAAAAGCAAGCCAAGCAGATGAAATGCGATGTGAACAGCCAGCAATTCCGGGACACGATGCGCTACGAGTGGATGCCCCGGTTGGCTGAGCGGATCCGGGCCGCCGAATTCAAGGGTCAACCCGCGTGCCTCCCGGTATCTTCCTCTAATGACCCGATATTCGACAATCGAGGGGTGCGCATGGCTGAGCTCGAGTCAGGCTGGAAGGACCCGAGCCTCATGCCCGAGGTGTCGTCGGGGATTTTGTCGGACTCCTCCGATGCCCAAGTTTCTCCAGTTTCGGGACTCACCGAGTCCTACAATCCGCCCGATGGCTTGACGGGTGGGCCCGGAAGCGGGGCTGGGTATTCGGGTTGGGATATGCCGGGTCAAGAGGATATGATGAGCAGCGAGTTATTCCTGGACGGCGGTGATTCGTGGGATAGCTTGTGGAATGAAGAGAATGTATGGTTCTTGAGACAGCAGCTATCCGACGACCACTTCTAG
- the LOC120289982 gene encoding uncharacterized protein LOC120289982, which produces MESKEENEMRVAALCKSLGHLWSEEDVVQVSDEIPQHKREECSRTLFGKLYSKPNANYPAFVTTMKKAWKTEVVICSQKEPGLFSFLFPTEEEKQRIKRNSPWSYSTNLIVLKQCLPEVPEHCYDFTKEEFWVRIGGVPPGWRIEKVFNELGKRVGNVKEAQIDSTTNVQNRGGRVRVEIDLTSPLKLGAIMDIGNSWLWVEYKYERLPHYYFSCG; this is translated from the coding sequence ATGGAGAGcaaagaggaaaatgagatgAGAGTGGCTGCATTATGTAAAAGTCTTGGGCATTTGTGGTCTGAAGAAGATGTAGTCCAAGTATCTGATGAAATACCTCAACATAAACGAGAGGAATGCAGTCGAActctttttggaaaattgtaTTCTAAACCAAACGCGAACTATCCAGCCTTCGTTACTACAATGAAAAAAGCATGGAAAACAGAAGTGGTTATATGTTCCCAGAAGGAACCGGGGCTATTCAGTTTTTTATTCCCAACGGAGGAGGAAAAGCAGCGAATCAAGAGGAACTCACCTTGGTCATACTCCACAAATCTGATTGTCCTGAAACAGTGTCTCCCTGAAGTCCCTGAGCACTGCTACGATTTCACTAAGGAAGAATTCTGGGTGCGTATAGGAGGAGTTCCCCCTGGTTGgagaatagaaaaagtgtttaatgAACTGGGGAAAAGGGTGGGAAATGTAAAAGAAGCTCAAATCGACTCAACAACTAATGTTcaaaacagaggaggaagagTTAGAGTTGAGATTGATCTGACCTCACCTTTGAAATTGGGAGCTATTATGGATATTGGCAATAGCTGGCTTTGGGTGGAGTACAAGTATGAGCGTCTTCCACACTACTATTTCTCTTGTGGCTGA